One segment of Streptomyces sp. TG1A-8 DNA contains the following:
- a CDS encoding thioesterase II family protein, whose protein sequence is MSRAGQWFHPVEPSPDASIRLFLLPHAGSGAIIYRDWESLLPPDISPQAVTLPGRHNRRDEPTYEEFWPLLDALHEAVLDDLDERPFAFFGHCLGAQLAFRLAIRMEEEGGPAPVMVGMSGWSPEGFFQPTEEQSRMPETELVEWIKKLGSFPAEIYDNPEMLALVVPALRADLRVAAQYEDDGAGVTCPLASYGGRSDPLQEAPDAMSHWAGRTPAYLGHNEYEGGHFYIDTHAQAVTAHFAHRLQRLVAQKAR, encoded by the coding sequence ATGTCCCGCGCGGGGCAGTGGTTCCACCCCGTGGAGCCCTCGCCCGACGCCTCGATCCGGCTGTTCCTGCTGCCCCACGCGGGCAGCGGCGCCATCATCTACCGCGACTGGGAGAGCCTGCTGCCGCCGGACATCTCCCCGCAGGCGGTGACCCTGCCCGGCCGTCACAACCGCCGTGACGAGCCGACGTACGAGGAGTTCTGGCCGCTGCTCGACGCCCTGCACGAGGCGGTGCTCGACGACCTGGACGAGCGGCCCTTCGCCTTCTTCGGCCACTGCCTGGGCGCCCAGCTGGCGTTCCGGCTGGCGATCCGCATGGAGGAGGAGGGCGGTCCGGCTCCGGTGATGGTCGGCATGTCCGGCTGGTCGCCCGAGGGCTTCTTCCAGCCGACGGAGGAGCAGAGCCGCATGCCGGAGACCGAACTGGTCGAGTGGATCAAGAAGTTGGGCTCGTTCCCGGCGGAGATCTACGACAACCCGGAGATGCTCGCCCTGGTCGTCCCGGCGCTGCGCGCCGACCTGCGGGTCGCCGCCCAGTACGAGGACGACGGCGCCGGCGTCACCTGCCCGCTCGCCTCGTACGGCGGCCGCAGCGACCCGCTCCAGGAGGCCCCGGACGCCATGTCCCACTGGGCCGGCCGCACGCCGGCGTACCTCGGCCACAACGAGTACGAGGGCGGCCACTTCTACATCGACACGCACGCCCAGGCCGTCACCGCGCACTTCGCGCACCGCCTGCAGCGGCTCGTCGCCCAGAAGGCACGCTGA
- a CDS encoding LLM class flavin-dependent oxidoreductase, with product MSSNSADSPTGARETARPTSTGPQPAGDPNAPLQIGILLPTREQAINGTYAAAPLLDFARQAEALGFDSLWAGDSLTARPRLDPLVVLSAAAAATQRITVGTAALTPALRHPLIGANMIASLSHVAAGRLVLGLGSGFPMAETEEEFASVGASFQGRVGRLDEITALWRTAWRSGEEGEPAEFQGRFWQTENLDRLPSPAVPGGPPLWLAGSDTPKVLARAATRYDGWLPFLPDVEAYGRARRRIAELAAEAGRTVTPALYATVTVNSDEAAAKAELEHYISHYYGRSLDQMRTIQAYAWGSAEKCAEWLGGYVRAGARHLVVRIGSLDPEPQLKEIAEVLLPAVRALGPSTTVGSTQT from the coding sequence ATGTCCTCCAACTCCGCCGACAGCCCCACGGGGGCGCGGGAAACCGCGCGGCCGACCTCCACCGGCCCGCAGCCCGCGGGCGACCCGAACGCCCCCCTGCAGATCGGCATCCTGCTGCCCACCCGGGAGCAGGCCATCAACGGCACCTACGCCGCGGCCCCCCTGCTCGACTTCGCCCGGCAGGCGGAGGCGCTCGGCTTTGACTCGCTGTGGGCCGGGGACTCCCTCACCGCCCGCCCCCGCCTCGACCCCCTGGTCGTCCTGTCGGCCGCGGCGGCGGCCACGCAGCGCATCACGGTCGGCACCGCGGCCCTCACCCCGGCCCTGCGCCACCCCCTCATCGGCGCGAACATGATCGCGAGCCTCAGCCACGTCGCCGCCGGCCGGCTGGTCCTCGGTCTCGGCTCGGGCTTCCCCATGGCCGAGACCGAGGAGGAGTTCGCCTCCGTCGGCGCCTCCTTCCAGGGCCGCGTCGGCCGCCTCGACGAGATCACCGCGCTGTGGCGCACGGCCTGGCGCTCCGGCGAGGAGGGCGAGCCCGCCGAGTTCCAGGGCCGGTTCTGGCAGACGGAGAACCTCGACCGCCTGCCGTCCCCCGCGGTCCCCGGCGGTCCGCCCCTGTGGCTGGCCGGCAGCGACACCCCCAAGGTGCTCGCCCGGGCGGCGACCCGCTACGACGGCTGGCTGCCCTTCCTGCCCGACGTCGAGGCCTACGGCCGCGCCCGCCGCCGCATCGCCGAACTCGCGGCGGAGGCCGGCCGCACGGTCACCCCGGCGCTGTACGCGACGGTCACCGTCAACAGCGACGAGGCCGCCGCCAAGGCCGAACTGGAGCACTACATCAGCCACTACTACGGCCGCTCCCTGGACCAGATGCGGACCATCCAGGCCTACGCCTGGGGCAGCGCCGAGAAGTGCGCCGAGTGGCTCGGCGGGTACGTCCGCGCCGGTGCCCGGCACCTGGTCGTACGGATCGGATCCCTCGACCCCGAGCCGCAGCTGAAGGAGATCGCCGAGGTGCTGCTGCCCGCGGTACGCGCCCTCGGCCCGTCCACCACCGTTGGGAGTACGCAGACGTGA
- a CDS encoding cytochrome P450: MSLADHTDILDWPFARTEDGDPPPVLAELRTAPPCVVRLPAGAAESRLAWLVTRYADVRQALADPRLSADETLPGAPVRIQVPPGGNPSSFLRLDDPEHARLRGMIQTEFTARRVKRLREPVQRLVDELLDELATQPQPADLHAVFSRALPTLVIARLLGVPEEDSPFFVEKTRVTISQEDPAVSLAAFTEMSEYLAKLALRKLTDPGDDLISRLVVNHHATGALTLDELVGIARLVLVAGHETTTNQIGLNVLALLRDDELRAQVTADDGALIPNFIEESMRYWSISQDAMVRLATEDLELGGVTVEKGDAVVISVPAGNHDESVFACPHRIDPRRDTSGHLQWGFGPHYCQGAPLARLEMELALRSLLRRFPGLRLAADPRTLFRRGTVFHGVTHLPVTW; encoded by the coding sequence ATGTCACTCGCGGACCACACCGACATCCTCGACTGGCCCTTCGCCCGGACCGAGGACGGCGATCCGCCGCCCGTCCTGGCCGAACTGCGCACCGCTCCGCCCTGCGTGGTGCGTCTCCCGGCCGGTGCGGCGGAGTCCCGGCTCGCCTGGCTGGTGACCCGCTACGCCGACGTGCGCCAGGCCCTGGCCGACCCGCGCCTGAGCGCCGACGAGACCTTACCGGGCGCTCCCGTGCGCATCCAGGTCCCGCCCGGTGGCAACCCCAGTTCCTTCCTGCGCCTGGACGACCCCGAGCACGCACGGCTGCGCGGCATGATCCAGACCGAGTTCACCGCCCGCCGCGTCAAGCGGCTGCGCGAACCGGTGCAGCGGCTGGTGGACGAGCTCCTGGACGAGCTGGCCACCCAGCCGCAACCCGCCGACCTGCACGCCGTCTTCTCCCGGGCCCTGCCCACGCTGGTCATCGCGCGCCTGCTCGGCGTGCCGGAGGAGGACTCCCCGTTCTTCGTCGAGAAGACCCGCGTCACCATCTCCCAGGAGGACCCGGCCGTCTCCCTGGCCGCGTTCACGGAGATGTCCGAGTACCTCGCCAAGCTGGCCCTGCGCAAGCTCACCGACCCCGGGGACGACCTGATCAGCCGCCTCGTCGTCAACCACCACGCGACCGGCGCCCTCACCCTCGACGAACTCGTGGGCATCGCCCGCCTGGTGCTCGTCGCGGGCCACGAGACCACCACCAACCAGATCGGCCTGAACGTCCTCGCGCTGCTGCGCGACGACGAACTGCGCGCCCAGGTCACCGCCGACGACGGCGCGCTGATCCCCAACTTCATCGAGGAGTCCATGCGCTACTGGTCCATCTCCCAGGACGCCATGGTCCGCCTCGCGACCGAGGACCTGGAACTCGGCGGCGTGACGGTCGAGAAGGGCGACGCCGTCGTCATCTCGGTGCCCGCCGGCAACCACGACGAGTCCGTCTTCGCCTGTCCGCACCGCATCGACCCGCGCCGCGACACCAGCGGGCACCTGCAGTGGGGCTTCGGCCCGCACTATTGCCAGGGCGCCCCGCTGGCCCGCCTGGAGATGGAGCTGGCGCTGCGCTCCCTGCTGCGCCGATTCCCGGGCCTGCGCCTCGCGGCCGACCCGCGCACGCTGTTCCGCCGCGGCACCGTCTTCCACGGGGTGACCCACCTGCCCGTGACCTGGTGA
- a CDS encoding type I polyketide synthase, whose protein sequence is MPRTESEQAPEPVAIVGIGLRFPGGSGSPDEFDAFLREGRSGIGPIPRDRWDVEAFTPQGPDDKGKIRASGGGFLDRIDLFDAGFFNISPKEARYMDPQQRLLLETAWQALEHAGIDPAPLRRGNGGVYIGASSIDYALELDSLPYEELDGHLASGITMFPLSGRLSYFLGWRGPSMSVDTACSSSLVALHLAVQALRAGETDIALCGGVNALHHPRIPVMFSNAQMLSPDGQCKTFDEAADGYARAEGCGIVVLKLLSAAQRDGDRVLAVVRGTAVGQDGDSAGLTVPNGPAQEKVIRSALAAARLAPEDIQYVEAHGTGTPLGDPIEFGAIGDVFVDSHTKDRPVLVGSVKTNLGHMEPASGIVGVIKTVLQLRSGTIYPHVNLNTPSGRIPWDLYPVRVPTACEPWRAEVRRAVVNSFGFAGTIGAVVLEQAPEPAERPAEGGAAPLFTLSAKNAAALRELAAHYRRLLDERPDVPLSALCHSANTTRAHHPYRVAAPVADRAALAKLLDRAAGAEHEGPSGIRKTAFMFTGQGSQYAGMGAALYAALPVFRDHVDTCDRLFAEHLGRSVRELLLGTAADPAAVDRTEYTQPALFTLEYALAQQWMAWGVRPNVLLGHSIGEVVAAAVAGLFDLPDAVRLVAARARLMQAVRAEGGMAAVAAPAEEVAPLLEGRDDLALAGINAPDQTVISGATAALEEVTALLAGRGIRVERLKVSHAFHSPLMAEVYDDFRAALDGIAFHEPKISLISNVTGRLARFREIGNPEYWVRHIGEPVRFLDGIRAVAKRGRHALIEVGPQAGLTALARRSVTVEDHLWLASLRRRDTTTATTLTALADYYAAGLGVSWADYHAGHPAPGRVDLPTYAFQRKRYWLPSVTPRRSAASGTARHLLLGTEERFASGVREFTAEFTTEELGALADRADGGRTVLPAGAYVDLLLAVQDAVQGHARSAVRDLRLLAPLELPAETPTTLTTRWRPRPGGGAGIEVFTVAGGEENLHATAVVAAGPEPLVPVSELAELDASLAPAGQRIDDEDIYTDLASVGRPQGPRMRLLLRAARHDDGLVTGELTGRDATAVEHVPAELLEAAVQALVVLDPEGPVFEPREIASVRHFRKPRGEDLRVLARVRGELDGRLADVLLLENGDPVAELLGVRMARPEDRTGRRRFLHRPDWVRRALPAREDAPARHVVLLDPSAVRAAELAAEPGLKVTWLPDPTDLKAALEDPTVTDVCRIWRQLPAPMSAGRLRAECEDNYRELLTLIGALDASGMSRPPRLWLVTEGAQWLPGDPAGDGGHLGAATLWGFGRVLLTEYPQYRATLVDLAPGSGLAPLAEEWRTEPAGEYQVAHRPGRRYVRRLLAGDSTLTWSGGFELRAPDSGDLSDLVLAPATDRAPGPDEVQVRVRAVGLTVEDARAALDTGRAERAQEEGTGEEPPPLLGRSARGTVLTAAGGTGFAPGDEVLVRHTGTFRSTLTVPAVAAVHVTGSDDTAPRFRLDETGEALRTALADPAGRAWVTLPADPAEEHADPVQEGPASLRADRTYLVTGGLGGLGLVTARKLVALGARHLTLVSRSGRATEEASPVLADLAADAELDVVRADVGRPEDVQRLVRRIGAGPYPLGGIVHAAGSYDKKLVSELTWESIDAQLAAKAYGGWLLHEAAEESFPELEFFVTYSSIASVLGGATQGHYAAASAALDALAEWRSRRGVPGLSVNWGAWARVGMSARLEEHLSQEIERSGVRFFSPTRALDTLARLWGRPRTQRIVGEFDWDRYVSGSVTGDLFYDRLARQTSEDDGTGLDLGALAALPPAERLAAVTGVVREKVAAVLHLEEGDELEVSTEFVSLGLDSLMAQQVKAGLEQTFRLPLPASLTHDHPTVRALAQFVDGQLGPVPAA, encoded by the coding sequence ATGCCGCGTACGGAATCAGAGCAGGCGCCCGAGCCGGTAGCGATCGTCGGAATCGGTCTGCGGTTCCCCGGCGGCAGCGGCTCGCCCGACGAGTTCGACGCCTTCCTCAGGGAGGGCCGCAGCGGAATCGGCCCGATCCCCCGGGACCGCTGGGACGTCGAGGCGTTCACCCCCCAGGGCCCCGACGACAAGGGCAAGATCCGCGCCTCGGGCGGCGGTTTCCTCGACCGCATCGACCTGTTCGACGCCGGCTTCTTCAACATCTCCCCGAAGGAAGCCCGCTACATGGACCCCCAGCAGCGGCTGCTGCTGGAGACGGCCTGGCAGGCCCTGGAGCACGCCGGCATCGACCCGGCGCCGCTGCGCCGCGGCAACGGCGGCGTGTACATCGGCGCCAGCTCCATCGACTACGCGCTCGAACTGGACTCGCTGCCGTACGAGGAGCTGGACGGCCACCTGGCCTCCGGCATCACCATGTTCCCGCTGTCCGGCCGGCTGTCGTACTTCCTCGGCTGGCGCGGTCCGAGCATGAGCGTGGACACCGCCTGCTCCTCCTCACTGGTCGCGCTGCACCTCGCCGTGCAGGCACTGCGCGCCGGCGAGACCGACATCGCGCTGTGCGGCGGCGTCAACGCCCTGCACCACCCGCGCATCCCGGTGATGTTCTCCAACGCGCAGATGCTGTCCCCGGACGGCCAGTGCAAGACCTTCGACGAGGCCGCCGACGGCTACGCCCGCGCCGAGGGCTGCGGGATCGTCGTCCTCAAGCTGCTGTCCGCCGCCCAGCGCGACGGCGACCGGGTGCTCGCCGTGGTCCGCGGCACCGCCGTCGGCCAGGACGGCGACAGCGCCGGCCTGACCGTGCCCAACGGCCCCGCGCAGGAGAAGGTCATCCGCAGCGCGCTGGCCGCCGCCCGCCTCGCGCCCGAGGACATCCAGTACGTCGAGGCGCACGGCACCGGCACCCCGCTCGGCGACCCCATCGAGTTCGGCGCCATCGGCGACGTGTTCGTCGACTCCCACACCAAGGACCGTCCGGTGCTGGTCGGTTCGGTGAAGACCAACCTGGGGCACATGGAGCCCGCCTCCGGCATCGTCGGCGTCATCAAGACCGTGCTGCAGCTGCGCTCGGGCACCATCTACCCGCACGTCAACCTGAACACGCCGTCCGGGCGCATCCCCTGGGACCTCTACCCGGTGCGGGTGCCCACCGCGTGCGAGCCGTGGCGGGCCGAGGTCCGCCGCGCGGTCGTCAACAGCTTCGGATTCGCCGGCACCATCGGCGCCGTGGTCCTGGAGCAGGCGCCCGAACCGGCCGAGCGGCCCGCCGAGGGGGGTGCCGCCCCGCTGTTCACCCTGTCCGCGAAGAACGCCGCCGCCCTGCGCGAGCTGGCCGCGCACTACCGCAGGCTGCTGGACGAGCGGCCGGACGTGCCGCTGTCGGCGCTGTGCCACAGCGCCAACACCACCCGCGCCCACCACCCCTACCGCGTCGCAGCCCCCGTCGCCGACCGCGCCGCGCTGGCCAAGCTCCTCGACCGCGCCGCCGGGGCCGAGCACGAGGGCCCCTCCGGCATCCGCAAGACCGCGTTCATGTTCACCGGCCAGGGCTCCCAGTACGCCGGCATGGGCGCCGCACTCTACGCGGCCCTCCCCGTCTTCCGCGACCACGTCGACACCTGCGACCGGCTGTTCGCCGAGCACCTCGGCCGCTCCGTGCGCGAGCTGCTCCTCGGCACCGCCGCCGACCCGGCGGCCGTCGACCGCACCGAGTACACCCAGCCCGCCCTGTTCACCCTGGAGTACGCCCTCGCCCAGCAGTGGATGGCCTGGGGCGTGCGTCCGAACGTGCTCCTCGGGCACAGCATCGGCGAGGTCGTCGCCGCCGCCGTGGCCGGTCTGTTCGACCTGCCCGACGCCGTCCGGCTCGTCGCGGCCCGCGCCCGGTTGATGCAGGCGGTGCGCGCCGAGGGCGGCATGGCCGCCGTCGCCGCGCCCGCCGAGGAGGTCGCCCCCCTGCTGGAGGGCCGCGACGACCTCGCCCTGGCCGGGATCAACGCCCCCGACCAGACGGTGATCTCCGGTGCCACCGCCGCCCTGGAGGAGGTCACCGCCCTCCTCGCCGGGCGCGGGATCCGCGTCGAGCGCCTCAAGGTCTCGCACGCCTTCCACTCCCCGCTGATGGCCGAGGTCTACGACGACTTCCGCGCCGCCCTCGACGGCATCGCCTTCCACGAGCCGAAGATCAGCCTGATCTCCAACGTCACCGGACGCCTGGCCCGGTTCCGCGAGATCGGCAACCCCGAGTACTGGGTGCGGCACATCGGCGAGCCCGTCCGCTTCCTCGACGGCATCCGGGCCGTCGCCAAGCGGGGCCGGCACGCCCTGATCGAGGTCGGCCCGCAGGCCGGGCTCACCGCGCTCGCCCGGCGGAGCGTCACCGTCGAGGACCACCTGTGGCTGGCCAGCCTGCGCCGCCGCGACACCACCACCGCCACCACCCTGACCGCGCTCGCCGACTACTACGCGGCCGGCCTCGGCGTCTCCTGGGCGGACTACCACGCCGGCCACCCCGCGCCCGGCCGCGTGGACCTGCCGACGTACGCCTTCCAGCGCAAGCGGTACTGGCTGCCCTCCGTCACCCCGCGCCGCTCCGCCGCGAGCGGCACCGCGCGGCACCTGCTGCTCGGCACCGAGGAGCGCTTCGCCAGCGGAGTGCGGGAGTTCACCGCGGAGTTCACCACCGAGGAACTCGGCGCGCTCGCCGACCGCGCCGACGGCGGCCGTACCGTCCTGCCCGCCGGCGCCTACGTCGACCTGCTGCTGGCCGTCCAGGACGCCGTCCAGGGCCACGCCCGCTCCGCCGTCCGCGACCTCAGGCTGCTCGCCCCGCTGGAGCTGCCCGCCGAGACCCCGACCACGCTGACCACCCGCTGGCGGCCCCGCCCCGGCGGCGGCGCCGGGATCGAGGTGTTCACGGTCGCCGGCGGCGAGGAGAACCTGCACGCCACCGCCGTCGTCGCCGCCGGACCCGAACCCCTCGTGCCGGTCTCCGAGCTGGCCGAGCTGGACGCCTCGCTGGCCCCCGCCGGCCAGCGGATCGACGACGAGGACATCTACACCGACCTCGCCTCCGTCGGCCGCCCGCAGGGCCCCCGCATGCGGCTGCTGCTGCGCGCCGCCCGGCACGACGACGGCCTGGTCACCGGCGAGCTGACCGGCCGCGACGCCACCGCCGTCGAGCACGTCCCGGCGGAGCTGCTGGAGGCCGCCGTCCAGGCGCTGGTCGTCCTCGACCCCGAGGGCCCGGTGTTCGAGCCCCGCGAGATCGCCTCCGTACGGCACTTCCGCAAGCCGCGCGGCGAGGACCTGCGCGTCCTCGCCCGCGTCCGCGGCGAGCTGGACGGGCGGCTGGCCGACGTGCTGCTGCTGGAGAACGGCGACCCGGTCGCCGAACTGCTCGGCGTCCGCATGGCCCGGCCCGAGGACCGCACCGGCCGCCGCCGGTTCCTGCACCGCCCCGACTGGGTGCGCCGCGCCCTGCCGGCGAGGGAGGACGCGCCGGCCCGGCACGTCGTCCTGCTGGACCCGTCCGCCGTGCGCGCCGCCGAGCTCGCCGCCGAGCCCGGTCTGAAGGTCACCTGGCTGCCGGACCCCACCGACCTCAAGGCCGCCCTGGAGGACCCCACCGTCACCGACGTCTGCCGGATCTGGCGGCAGCTCCCGGCGCCGATGTCGGCCGGCCGGCTGCGCGCCGAGTGCGAGGACAACTACCGCGAACTGCTCACGCTGATCGGCGCGCTGGACGCGTCCGGCATGTCCCGGCCGCCCCGGCTGTGGCTGGTCACCGAGGGGGCCCAGTGGCTGCCCGGCGACCCGGCCGGCGACGGCGGCCACCTCGGCGCCGCCACTCTGTGGGGCTTCGGCCGGGTGCTGCTGACCGAGTACCCGCAGTACCGGGCCACCCTGGTCGACCTCGCCCCGGGCAGCGGCCTCGCCCCGCTCGCCGAGGAGTGGCGCACCGAGCCGGCCGGCGAGTACCAGGTCGCCCACCGCCCGGGCCGCCGCTACGTGCGCCGGCTGCTCGCCGGTGACTCCACCCTCACCTGGAGCGGCGGGTTCGAACTGCGCGCCCCCGACTCCGGCGACCTGTCCGACCTGGTCCTGGCCCCGGCCACCGACCGGGCACCGGGTCCCGACGAGGTCCAGGTCCGGGTGCGCGCCGTCGGCCTGACCGTCGAGGACGCCCGCGCCGCCCTGGACACCGGCCGCGCCGAGCGCGCCCAGGAGGAGGGCACCGGGGAGGAACCCCCGCCGCTGCTCGGCCGGTCGGCCCGCGGCACGGTGCTCACCGCCGCCGGGGGCACCGGCTTCGCCCCCGGTGACGAGGTCCTCGTCCGGCACACCGGCACCTTCCGCTCCACGCTCACCGTCCCCGCGGTCGCCGCCGTCCACGTCACCGGCTCCGACGACACCGCGCCCCGCTTCCGGCTGGACGAGACGGGCGAGGCCCTGCGCACCGCCCTCGCGGACCCCGCCGGACGTGCCTGGGTGACGCTGCCGGCGGACCCGGCCGAGGAGCACGCCGACCCCGTGCAGGAGGGCCCCGCGAGCCTGCGCGCCGACCGCACCTACCTGGTCACCGGCGGTCTCGGCGGCCTGGGCCTGGTCACCGCCCGCAAGCTGGTCGCGCTGGGCGCCCGCCACCTGACCCTGGTCAGCCGCAGCGGCCGGGCCACCGAGGAGGCCTCGCCGGTCCTCGCCGACCTCGCCGCCGACGCCGAACTCGACGTCGTGCGCGCCGACGTCGGCCGCCCGGAGGACGTCCAGCGCCTGGTGCGGCGGATCGGGGCCGGCCCCTACCCGCTCGGCGGGATCGTGCACGCGGCCGGCTCCTACGACAAGAAGCTGGTCTCCGAGCTGACCTGGGAGTCCATCGACGCCCAGCTGGCGGCGAAGGCCTACGGCGGCTGGCTGCTGCACGAGGCGGCCGAGGAGTCCTTCCCCGAGCTGGAGTTCTTCGTCACCTACTCCTCCATCGCCTCCGTCCTCGGCGGCGCCACCCAGGGCCACTACGCCGCCGCCAGCGCCGCGCTCGACGCGCTCGCCGAGTGGCGCAGCCGGCGCGGGGTGCCGGGACTGTCGGTGAACTGGGGCGCCTGGGCCCGGGTCGGCATGTCGGCCCGGCTGGAGGAGCACCTCAGCCAGGAGATCGAACGCAGCGGCGTCCGCTTCTTCTCCCCGACCCGGGCCCTGGACACCCTGGCCCGGCTGTGGGGACGGCCGCGCACCCAGCGGATCGTCGGCGAGTTCGACTGGGACCGCTACGTCTCGGGCAGCGTCACCGGCGACCTGTTCTACGACCGGCTCGCCCGGCAGACCTCCGAGGACGACGGCACCGGCCTCGACCTCGGCGCGCTCGCCGCGCTGCCCCCGGCCGAACGCCTGGCCGCCGTCACCGGAGTGGTCCGCGAGAAGGTCGCCGCCGTCCTGCACCTGGAGGAGGGCGACGAGCTGGAGGTGTCCACCGAGTTCGTCTCGCTGGGCCTGGACTCGCTGATGGCCCAGCAGGTCAAGGCCGGGCTGGAGCAGACCTTCCGACTGCCCCTGCCGGCCTCCCTCACCCACGACCACCCCACGGTCCGCGCGCTGGCCCAGTTCGTCGACGGGCAGCTCGGCCCGGTGCCGGCGGCGTGA
- a CDS encoding fatty acid--CoA ligase — protein MTDTPRERWTLHHSSRAHAGSRPDHPAIICEGRVTTYEKLHRESNRAAHALHTSGVRRGDRVAYLGRESANYYLVMIACAKAGAVLVPVNWRLTPSEVDHILRDSGAALIFVDDEFWDTVATVRHQLRGLRRVIRVDGTDADGEPARGAGLPAWSADQPDTDLTPGTDQPDTDLTPGTGPDDAVVQIYTSGTTGLPKGAVLAHRSFFTLPHASREQGADWIDWRPDDVALISLPGFGVAGIGWFLHTFNAGGTNVIMPQFDPQEAVRLIRTHRVTTTFAAPAMLQAMAAERGAGPEAFVSLRKIAYGAAPMSETLLKQCLETYRCEFAQIYASTETGSVAVCLPPGDHHTGSTVLTSVGKPCPGNEVKVVGPGGETLPPGAIGQICVRAPSRMLGYWNLPEATARTLVGEWLHMGDAGYLDEDGYVHLCDRINDTIIVAGQNIYPAEVEKALAAHPAVADAAVVGLPDDRWGESVHAVVVLRPGARATPRELLLSLRGRIADYKIPGTYHFAESLPRNPSGKILRRAVREQLAAPARDALSETVV, from the coding sequence ATGACCGACACACCGAGGGAGCGCTGGACGCTCCACCACTCATCCCGGGCCCACGCCGGAAGCCGCCCGGACCACCCGGCGATCATCTGCGAGGGCCGCGTCACCACCTACGAGAAGCTGCACCGGGAGAGCAACCGCGCCGCGCACGCCCTGCACACCAGCGGGGTCCGGCGCGGCGACCGGGTCGCCTACCTGGGCCGCGAGTCGGCGAACTACTACCTGGTGATGATCGCCTGCGCCAAGGCCGGCGCGGTCCTGGTACCGGTCAACTGGCGGCTGACGCCGAGCGAGGTCGACCACATCCTGCGCGACTCCGGCGCCGCCCTCATCTTCGTCGACGACGAGTTCTGGGACACCGTCGCCACCGTCCGCCACCAGCTGCGCGGCCTGCGCAGGGTGATCCGGGTCGACGGCACCGACGCCGACGGCGAGCCCGCCCGCGGCGCGGGCCTGCCCGCCTGGTCCGCCGACCAGCCCGACACCGACCTCACGCCCGGCACCGACCAGCCCGACACCGACCTCACGCCCGGCACCGGCCCGGACGACGCGGTCGTCCAGATCTACACCAGCGGCACCACCGGCCTGCCCAAGGGCGCGGTCCTCGCCCACCGCAGCTTCTTCACGCTGCCGCACGCGAGCCGCGAACAGGGCGCGGACTGGATCGACTGGCGGCCCGACGACGTCGCCCTGATCTCCCTGCCGGGCTTCGGCGTGGCCGGCATCGGCTGGTTCCTGCACACGTTCAACGCCGGCGGCACCAATGTGATCATGCCGCAGTTCGACCCGCAGGAGGCCGTGCGCCTCATCCGCACCCACCGGGTCACGACGACCTTCGCCGCACCGGCGATGCTCCAGGCGATGGCGGCCGAACGCGGCGCGGGCCCGGAGGCGTTCGTCTCGCTCCGCAAGATCGCCTACGGTGCCGCGCCCATGTCCGAGACGCTGCTCAAGCAGTGCCTGGAGACCTACCGGTGCGAGTTCGCGCAGATCTACGCCAGCACCGAGACCGGCAGCGTGGCCGTGTGCCTGCCGCCCGGGGACCACCACACCGGCAGCACCGTCCTCACCTCGGTCGGCAAGCCGTGCCCCGGCAACGAGGTCAAGGTGGTCGGCCCCGGCGGCGAGACGCTCCCGCCCGGCGCCATCGGCCAGATCTGCGTCCGCGCCCCCTCCCGGATGCTCGGCTACTGGAACCTGCCCGAGGCCACCGCCCGCACCCTGGTGGGGGAGTGGCTGCACATGGGGGACGCCGGCTACCTGGACGAGGACGGCTACGTCCACCTGTGCGACCGCATCAACGACACGATCATCGTCGCCGGCCAGAACATCTACCCGGCCGAGGTCGAGAAGGCGCTCGCCGCGCACCCGGCGGTGGCCGACGCGGCCGTGGTCGGGCTGCCCGACGACCGCTGGGGCGAGAGCGTCCACGCGGTGGTCGTCCTGCGCCCCGGGGCCAGGGCCACCCCGCGCGAACTGCTGCTGTCCCTGCGCGGGCGCATAGCCGACTACAAGATCCCCGGCACCTATCACTTCGCCGAGTCCCTGCCCCGCAACCCGTCGGGCAAGATCCTGCGCCGCGCGGTGCGTGAGCAACTGGCCGCACCGGCCAGGGACGCGTTGTCGGAAACGGTCGTCTGA
- a CDS encoding acyl carrier protein has protein sequence MPPVDSTIQQLRDLPRSELAEEIESLVIEKFRTVLLMEESEDLPLDISYFDLGLTSLRLTEIRQSLEQILDLSINVNVLFNEPTIAHLVDHLTQAIQES, from the coding sequence ATGCCACCCGTCGACAGCACGATCCAGCAGCTGCGCGATCTGCCGCGCAGTGAACTCGCCGAAGAAATCGAGTCACTCGTCATCGAGAAATTCAGGACCGTCCTCCTCATGGAGGAGTCCGAGGACCTCCCGCTCGACATCAGTTATTTCGATCTCGGCCTCACCTCGCTGCGGCTGACCGAGATACGGCAGAGCCTGGAGCAGATCCTGGACCTGTCGATCAACGTCAACGTGCTCTTCAACGAGCCGACGATCGCCCATCTCGTGGACCACCTGACCCAGGCCATCCAGGAAAGCTGA